In Dyella jiangningensis, the genomic stretch GCCCCGCGCTAGTGATGTGGGGTCTTCCCTCGATGCGTACGCCCATGGCAACACGCTCTCGCCATTCCCGCTCTCCGCGCGGCAAGCACCGCTGGTCCAGGCACGTCATGGAGACCAGCGACGCGCTCGACCTGAAGTCGGGCATGTTCACCCAGCACGACCCCAAGGACATCGCCCGATCGCTCAAGGCATCGGCCGAGCACAGCAAGCGGCGAAAATCCTCGCCATTCCGCTCGGCCATGTCGATGCTGAACTTCTACATCAACCGCGGCGGACGACAGTTGCCTGCACAGCAGAAGAAGCATCTGGAGGATGCCAAGGACGAGCTGCGCGTGCTGTTTGGACGACCCCGGCGGCGCGCTGGTCGCCGCATGAAGAAGCATGCCTAGGCGGGCATCGACGCCCGGTGTCGAAATCGGCGATGCTCGCTCGTCGTAAGCAGGAAACCCCACGATAGCGAGCGGACCATGTCGAAACTTCGCGTACAGAGCTTTGCCCTGTCACTGGACGGCTACGGCGCCGGCCCGCAACAGAGCGTTGACCATCCGCTCGGCGTGGGTGGCCCGGAACTCATGCAATGGTTCTTCCCCACGCGATTGTGGCGCTCGATGAACGGTAGCGAGGGCGGCGAGACCGGCGTCGACAACACCATGGCGGAAGAAAGCTTCAAGAACGTTGGCGCCTGGATTCTCGGACGCAACATGTTCGGCCCGGTACGTGGCCCCTGGCCGGATGAAAGCTGGCGCGGCTGGTGGGGCGAAGAGCCGCCGTACCACGTGCCGGTGTACGTGCTTACCCATCACCCGCGGCCTTCGCTGACGATGGCTGGCGGCACGACGTTCCATTTCGTCACCGAAGGCATCCATGCCGCGCTGGCGCAGGCAAAAGACGCCGCCGGAGGCCGCGACGTCCGGCTCGGCGGCGGCGTCTCGATGGTGCGCCAGTACCTGCAGGCACGACTGGTCGACGAACTTCATTTGGCCGTCCGTCCGGTGCTGCTGGGCTCGGGCGAGAACCTTTTCAAGGACATCGATCTGCGCGCACTCGGCTACGAATGCCATCGCAGCCTGCAGGGCGAACGGGCGCTGCACGTGTTCCTGCGCAAGCAGCCTTGAAGGCCGCATCGCCGGCTGCACGCAGCCGTGTCGATCCGTGTGCCGGCCGCTCGTCGTTGTATGGCCAGTAGGCAAATGCCCCACGCTTTTTGAATCCCAAGGAGAACCGATCATGGCCGGCAACACCGTCAAGCTCCATCGCGTACTACGCACCACGCCCGAGAAGATCTACCGCGCCTTCACCGACACGGACGCGATGGCGCGATGGCTTCCGCCCAACGGCTTCACCGGCAAGGTGCACCAGATGGATGCCAAGGTGGGCGGCACCTATCGCATGTCGTTCACGAACTTCAGCACCGGCCACAGCCACGCCTTCGGCGGCACCTACCATGAACTCGTGCCGGGCGAACGCATACGCTATACGGCCACGTTCGACGATCCGAACCTGCCCGGCGAGATGCAGACCACCATCACGCTGCGCAAGGTGTCCTGCGGGACCGAGATCAACGTGGTGCAGGAAGGCATCCCCGACATCATCCCCGTCGATGGCTGCTACCTCGGCTGGCAGGAATCGCTGCTGCATCTGGCGGCACTGGTCGAGCCGGACATCCCCGGCTGATCGACCGGAAGCGGTACGACACGCTTGCACGCGGGTCGGCATCACACCGACCAGGCGCATGCCATCCTGCGCTTCCACCCTACACAGGGACTTGTCGTGTGGACTCATGAAGAGAGCGTCGAGATCCGCGCCACGCCGGTGCGCATCTGGGCGCTGTTCGCGGATGTTTCGGGCTGGAAGGCGTGGAACGCCGGCATCGAGCACATCGAGCTGCACGGCGCCTTCGCCTCGGGCACGAGCTTTACCATGCGGCCGCCGGGCGCGGATGCCTTCGTCAGCACGCTCATCGATGTTCGCGAGCACGAAGGGTTCACCGACGAAACGGTGATCGACGGAACCCGGGTGATCGTCGGTCACCGCATCCAGCCGATGCCCTCGGGCGGTGTGCGTGTCACCTACAGCACGCGCATCACGGGTCCGTCGGCGGACGCGTTCGGGCCCATGGTGACGGGTGATTTCGCCGACGTGCTGCAGGGGCTCAAGGCCATGGCGGAGCAATCCACGCCGTAGGTTTGCGGTGGGCAGTGGCTGTTACGCGTTTCCAAAAGCAAAAGCCCCGGCGCAAAGGCCGGGGCTTTCTTTCAGGGGCCGATATCGTGCTTCAACCGCGATGGAGCGCGCGATGGGCGATGTCGCGGCGGCAGAATGCGCCTTCGTAGTGGATCTTGCCGACGGCAGCGTAAGCGTGCTCGCGTGCCGCGGCGATGTCCTTGCCCAGTGCGCATACGGTCAGCACGCGGCCGCCGGCTGTCACGACCTCGCCCTTGGCGTCGAGCTGCGTGCCCGCATGGAACACCTTCACGTCGGCACCGAAGTCGCCGTCGAGTCCGCTGATGACGTCGCCGTTGCGCACCTTGCCCGGATAGCCGCCCGCCGCCATCACGACGCCGAGCGACGGACGCGCATCCCACTGCGCATGGGTGTGGTGCAGCTCGCCGTCCAGCGCGGCCTCGATCAGTTCGACCAGGTCGGATTTCAGGCGCAGCATGATCGGCTGCGTTTCCGGGTCGCCGAAGCGCACGTTGAATTCGATGACCTTGGGCGCGCCGCTCTTGTCGATCATCAGGCCCGCGTAGAGGAAGCCGATGAAGGGCGCGCCTTCCATCGCCATGCCACGCAGGGTCGGCTCGATCACTTCCTTGAGGATGCGCTTTTCCACGTCAGGCGTAACCACCGGCGCGGGCGAATAGGCGCCCATGCCGCCGGTGTTGGGACCCATGTCGCCTTCGTCGCGGCGCTTGTGGTCCTGGCTGCTGGCCATCGGCAAGGCGTGCTGGCCATCGCTCATCACGATGTAGCTGGCTTCCTCGCCATCGAGGAATTCCTCGATCACCACGCGCGCCGACGCGTCGCCGAACTGGTGCGCGCCGAGCATGTCGTGCAGCGCCTGTTCCGCGTCGGCCTGCGTGAGCGCCACCACCACGCCCTTGCCCGCCGCCAGGCCATCGGCCTTGATGACGATCGGCGCGCCATGCTGGCGCACGTAGGCCAGTGCGGGGTTGAGCTCGGTGAACACCGCGTAGCGAGCGGTGGGAATGTTATGGCGTAGCAGGAAATCCTTGGCGAACGCCTTGGAGCCTTCCAGCTGCGCAGCCACCGCGCGCGGGCCGAAGCAACGCAGGCCGGCCGCGCGGAATTTGTCGACCAGGCCCGCCACCAGCGGCACCTCGGGACCCACCACGGTCAGTGCGATCTTCTCCGACTTCGCCAGCTTGAGCAGGCCATCGATATCGGTGACAGCCACATCCGCGTTGCGCAGCCCCTTCTCGCGCGCCGTGCCGGCATTGCCCGGCGCGACGACCACCTCGCTCACGCGGGGCGACTGCTTGAGCTTCCAAGCCAGCGCATGCTCACGCCCACCGCTGCCGATAACCAGGACTTTCATGGGGACTCCAACTGCGAAAGAAGGCGCCATGGGCGGCGCAGCCCGTCATTGTAGTGGCTGGGGTGGGTTTGCGCAGCGCAGCAAGGGCGCGCCGGGCGGGTAGCAGTCAGGTGGTTTCCCGGGCGGTGGCGAGAAGACCCCGGTCTTGGTCTCGCCGTCAGCGTGTATCGCGCACTGGGTGCGCTCCTACGGAGGTAGGCAGGGCTTGCGCGCCCCTTCACCCCAGCCCTCTCCCCTGAGGGGAGAGGGAGTACGCGGCATCCGAGCCTCCTCTCCGCGAAACGAAGCTGCTTTAAGTCCTCTTCGCATCGGCGCGTTGCGGTGTAGCCGCTTCGTTCGAGGTAGTAACGAGCGCATCCCGACTAACCTCGGTACTCCGACGCTTCTATCCCTCATATCGCTACGAGCCCTGGCTCTGAAGGCCATTTTCTTTGGGTTACTTTTCTTTTGGGCCAGCAAAAGAAAAGTGACTCGAGCTCCGGCAGGAGATCGAAACGCCCGCTGCGTAGGCGGCAGGCTTGCGGCAGCGTGGCTACCGAAGGCGATAGCTCGCTCCCATTAAGAGCAATAAACGTGAAGACCGGTGCGAAAGGCTGTCGCGCACAGGGTGCGCTCCCACAAGGAGGGGCATGCGCCGCGAAGTCCTTTGCGCGCAACGCGGACGGAAAACCTACAGCAACGCCAACAGCGCTGCCCTGGGCAACTTCCCCGTCTCATTCCGCGGCAACGCGTCGACCAACTTCAGCGGTCGCGGCAGGAACACCGGATCCACCGCGGATCGCAGCGCATCGAGGATGGCGTGCTCGGACATCGCCGGCGCCACCGCGAGCGCAGCGATGCGCTGCACGCCCAGCGCGTCGCCGTCG encodes the following:
- a CDS encoding DUF3175 domain-containing protein, which translates into the protein MATRSRHSRSPRGKHRWSRHVMETSDALDLKSGMFTQHDPKDIARSLKASAEHSKRRKSSPFRSAMSMLNFYINRGGRQLPAQQKKHLEDAKDELRVLFGRPRRRAGRRMKKHA
- a CDS encoding dihydrofolate reductase family protein — encoded protein: MSKLRVQSFALSLDGYGAGPQQSVDHPLGVGGPELMQWFFPTRLWRSMNGSEGGETGVDNTMAEESFKNVGAWILGRNMFGPVRGPWPDESWRGWWGEEPPYHVPVYVLTHHPRPSLTMAGGTTFHFVTEGIHAALAQAKDAAGGRDVRLGGGVSMVRQYLQARLVDELHLAVRPVLLGSGENLFKDIDLRALGYECHRSLQGERALHVFLRKQP
- a CDS encoding SRPBCC family protein; translation: MAGNTVKLHRVLRTTPEKIYRAFTDTDAMARWLPPNGFTGKVHQMDAKVGGTYRMSFTNFSTGHSHAFGGTYHELVPGERIRYTATFDDPNLPGEMQTTITLRKVSCGTEINVVQEGIPDIIPVDGCYLGWQESLLHLAALVEPDIPG
- a CDS encoding SRPBCC family protein: MWTHEESVEIRATPVRIWALFADVSGWKAWNAGIEHIELHGAFASGTSFTMRPPGADAFVSTLIDVREHEGFTDETVIDGTRVIVGHRIQPMPSGGVRVTYSTRITGPSADAFGPMVTGDFADVLQGLKAMAEQSTP
- the purD gene encoding phosphoribosylamine--glycine ligase, which encodes MKVLVIGSGGREHALAWKLKQSPRVSEVVVAPGNAGTAREKGLRNADVAVTDIDGLLKLAKSEKIALTVVGPEVPLVAGLVDKFRAAGLRCFGPRAVAAQLEGSKAFAKDFLLRHNIPTARYAVFTELNPALAYVRQHGAPIVIKADGLAAGKGVVVALTQADAEQALHDMLGAHQFGDASARVVIEEFLDGEEASYIVMSDGQHALPMASSQDHKRRDEGDMGPNTGGMGAYSPAPVVTPDVEKRILKEVIEPTLRGMAMEGAPFIGFLYAGLMIDKSGAPKVIEFNVRFGDPETQPIMLRLKSDLVELIEAALDGELHHTHAQWDARPSLGVVMAAGGYPGKVRNGDVISGLDGDFGADVKVFHAGTQLDAKGEVVTAGGRVLTVCALGKDIAAAREHAYAAVGKIHYEGAFCRRDIAHRALHRG